The stretch of DNA CAGGGACGACACAGAATTGACTACCACTTTGGCAGCCCACAAAGAAGTCTTTGTCGGTGAACGGGAAGTTGGAGGGCGGGAATGATAGCGAACTGGGTTGGTTATCTGGCTTTGTCCACTGGACGGCTGGCGAGGGGGTTGGTGTTGACGTGATAAATTCCAAGATGGGAGAAGAAGCCCCCGCCTTGGCCTCCCTCTTAGAACCTTCGCATGCCTGCAGAGTCTTCTGATCTGCAGGTCCAACGCAAACTTTCGTGACATTGGAGGGGACGAATTTGAAGGAGTTGCCACAGGCTACTCTGATGGTATTCAATTCCGGGGATAGGGTGGCTGCGCTGGGCGATTCCGAGGCCATTCTTTGCTCTCCACACATGCAACTCGTGACACCTTTCTCCGCCGTGCATTTTGAATCTACTGGTATTCCTTCCGCCAGGCAACCCGAATGATCCCACGACAAGGACACGGCAGACAAAAAAATGCACACGAGACCTCCCACGGAGCGCGGCATCTTCGTGAGGAAACAGAACGCAGAATACCAACGATGTTGATGAAAGGAAGGCATGCATACAGAACACCTTGGAAGACAAGGCAAATCCATGCTTGTGAATCGTATCTAGTCTGTTTATTTCGGGGGCGCAAGTAGCACTCCTCGATCGAGAACAAGCGGCTGGGGCATGCACGGTGTGGGTGGGCGCGGtcgagctgcgcgtctccaATAGCCAACGCGGCGGAGCAAACTGCTGATCACTCAAATATCAGTATGATCGCGGCCGAGCAAAGAACAAGAAGCATGCACCAACTCAAATGCTTGCACACTCAAGCCTGCATGAACGGTAGAGCGCATCTCATGCGAAGTAACCGGTCAACAAGTCCGGGAGACGGGGAGTGACCCAACCAGGGTCATCACCGGTTCACTTTGCACGAGCCACTCACACTGTTCGGCGATACTCGCATTAGCAGACGGAGACATCCCCTGCTGAGAACACTCATGACCGTACGTTTCCTCGCTCACCGTCCGCGTAGAAGAACCTTCTCCTCAGATGTTGCCGCACCCGCCGCTCCTCTGAGAGCCACCCGTGtctcgaggagctgcagtCAGCGGACACCCGCGTATTCGACCTGGCTGCCAAGTGGGAGACTAACTCCAATCGAGCAGTTGACCTCTAGTTTTCCCAGAGCGTTCAGTTGCATGAACGTGAAACACTCATTCTTGCATTTTCCAGCGCCCGACAATGGCGCTCTTCAAAGGGACGCATCCTCACGGGACATCAACAGCACGAGCTGGTGCTTTGTGCTACTTCCAGACTGAAAGAGAGGTTTACGCATTGAAGTGTAAACCAACAACCAGTCTGGATGCCGCAGTACCGCGTATTGTGAGCGCTGATGTTGGTTCGGCACTGCACGACAACAAGCACCCGCCTTCTCATCGACGCTCCACGCAACGGAGGAGCTCCTCTGCCGCACGACCGTTCATGGCTGCTGATGGAGGTCGCTACTGTGCAGCCTCTTTGGCTTCTCCTGTGGTCTCGAGGCGCTCCGCGCACCTATAcacttcgttttcttcgctggAACTAGGCGGGCAGCAAGGCAGTCTGGGTTGCAACTGGCGGACCGCGCGAATGACAGTGGGGATTCGTTCGACGGTCCCATTCCCTCCAGCCAGAAAAAACCCCTTGCCGTACTGCCTGGTTCTTCTACAATTGTAGATGCTTATGCTTCAAGAGGCAGGTTCGAGGTCCAAAGCGTGCTGACGCCCGTTAACTGACGCATGTCTTGATGCTCATGACTACCAAAATACCGTCGAAGAATGCTTCGCATGCTTGCTTTGCCGGCGGAAGTGCTCTCGCGTTCTGGCAAGCAAACGCCCGCCGCCAAGGGAGCACGAGGGGTATGATTCACCCACACTGGGTCACACTCGACTGCCATTTCCAAGATGAGTGGCAGCGAAGTTCAAACAATTTGGACGGCATCCGACAACTCTGATGTATTCAACGCGTAATATCTGACGTTTATCCGGCATTGTGCTGATCACAGAAACCTCTTGGTGCAGGCGTGGCTATGCATACTTCTATCGCAACACTGGTAGGCACGCTAGCACTTCAACATCTAGAAGAATAGATCTTACACTCGCGGACGAGCTCTCCCGTACAATTGCCAGTAACGAATCCGAGTGTACTACAAGGATCTCTCACCACCGGTATGCGATGTTACGGCTACAAACGCCCCGCATCGCACCACCACATTACAACGAAAATCGAAGATCGACAGAGTAGCACGATGGAGACGCATGCGAAATGCTACCGGCCAGAACAGAAGAAGAACTCATAGACGATATGCAACAACAAGGGGAGCAACCGACGACAGAAACACACCCACTGAAAAACCCGTACTCGAAAAACTGCTCGCGCTGGCAGCGACAGTCACCTTCACCTTGCATGTAGGAAGGACAGTTGCATCCAGCCCGTCCTCTTTCGGCGCATCTTTCTGAGGGGGGGTTGGACCTGAAGGCTGCACCCAAACATAACAGTCTTCGGCTCAACAGGAAATCCGTCCTTCGGAATCGTCAGCTTGGCTGCATTCTCCTGACCATCCTGCTTTGTCCACCACGCCTTGCTGAAGCCTGGAAACACTTCAGTGACGTCCTCGACCGTCGTGCACACGTCGGTCTCTGGGTCTTTGCACAAGTAGATGGTGGGAACTCCAGCGGTCAGCGGCATGGTTCCATCTGTGCCGCAGACGACCGTCAGGGAGTTGTTGGTGGAGTCGAGAGTGGTTTTCGGGACGGGCTGGTTGCTTTCTGCGCCGTACGAACAGGTCAGCACGTTTTCTTTGAGCAGCGACTTTCTGGCCTTCACGGTCACGTTCACtacgcagctgctgctgtcccCGTTGCTGCAACCCACAAAAAAATCCTTGTCAACAAACGGGAAGCTCGCGGATGGGATCGTTAAAGACGAAGTGTCGTCGCTGGCCTCCCACGCGGTCGTGCTTGACGGGATTTTCGCCAGAAGGGTGCTGATAGGCACCTTCGGGCTTCCTCCCTCGGACGCTTTACAAGCTGTGAGAGATGCCTCCGCTCCAGTTCCAGCGCACACGCTCGTCCCAGCGGGTACGAACGCCGAAGGCTGTTTACATTGGACTTGGAGGATATTTGTTGACTCTGATAGGGTTGCGTCGTTGACTGGTTCCTCCCGTGTTGCTTTGGATGGCTGATCTGAGCAATTGCACATGGTTGTGGCGTTCTGCACTTTGCAATCTGGCTGTACTTGCGTACCCTTTGCCGCGGACGCCCGCTGCCAACAaggggctgcggcgagaagaaagaagcacACTGCACGAGCCAGCCCAGACCGCGCCATTCTCGCAGGGGTATCTAACACGAACATTGCCAAACTGTCCAAGAAAAAGGACACTCaacggagaaaaagaagtAGTGCGGTCGACGAAAGCGCACAAAGTGCGGTTCTCAAGACACGATATTTCTGTCTTGTTCCA from Besnoitia besnoiti strain Bb-Ger1 chromosome V, whole genome shotgun sequence encodes:
- a CDS encoding SAG-related sequence (encoded by transcript BESB_061580); translation: MFVLDTPARMARSGLARAVCFFLLAAAPCWQRASAAKGTQVQPDCKVQNATTMCNCSDQPSKATREEPVNDATLSESTNILQVQCKQPSAFVPAGTSVCAGTGAEASLTACKASEGGSPKVPISTLLAKIPSSTTAWEASDDTSSLTIPSASFPFVDKDFFVGCSNGDSSSCVVNVTVKARKSLLKENVLTCSYGAESNQPVPKTTLDSTNNSLTVVCGTDGTMPLTAGVPTIYLCKDPETDVCTTVEDVTEVFPGFSKAWWTKQDGQENAAKLTIPKDGFPVEPKTVMFGCSLQVQPPLRKMRRKRTGWMQLSFLHAR